A genomic stretch from Lathyrus oleraceus cultivar Zhongwan6 chromosome 2, CAAS_Psat_ZW6_1.0, whole genome shotgun sequence includes:
- the LOC127123014 gene encoding uncharacterized mitochondrial protein AtMg00810-like: MVSRNVNSCESVFIVVLIYVDDLIVAGNDAKSCVKFKQYLSECFHMKDLGGLKYFLGLELVHGPSGLFICQRNYTLDILNECGMLACKPASLPLAPNHKLALDSSLLYDDPSKYRRLVG; the protein is encoded by the coding sequence ATGGTTTCCAGGAATGTGAACTCGTGTGAATCTGTTTTCATAGTTGTGCTTATTTATGTTGATGATCTTATTGTGGCTGGGAATGATGCAAAATCATGTGTAAAATTCAAACAATATCTCAGCGAGTGTTTCCACATGAAAGACTTGGGAGGGCTGAAGTACTTCCTCGGTCTAGAACTGGTTCATGGTCCCTCCGGATTGTTCATATGTCAAAGAAATTATACCTTGGACATACTAAACGAATGTGGGATGCTAGCTTGCAAACCTGCATCTCTGCCACTTGCACCAAATCATAAATTAGCATTGGATTCGAGTCTTTTATATGATGATCCTTCAAAGTACCGCAGATTGGTGGGCTGA
- the LOC127123015 gene encoding uncharacterized protein LOC127123015, producing MASEHDSDLENKNEKKVERNNASNETKTPFAITNTSPYYLSPSDNPGTPLVVAMLKGENYRNWACSMRTTLRAKNKLGFIDAAIKKPARTNLDFYNWVRADSMVMAWIINVVDPVLHGSISHASTARDRWEDLEKRFAQTNAPRIHQLWRMLCLMEHEPNMTVTEYYTKFKSLLDELGELQPLPECTCGASKEILKREES from the coding sequence ATGGCATCAGAGCATGATTCTGATTTAGagaataaaaatgagaaaaaggTGGAGAGGAACAATGCCTCCAACGAAACAAAAACACCTTTCGCTATCACAAATACATCACCGTATTACCTCAGTCCCTCTGACAATCCAGGAACGCCACTTGTGGTTGCGATGCTCAAAGGAGAGAACTATCGCAATTGGGCATGTTCCATGAGGACGACACTTCGCGCAAAAAACAAGTTGGGTTTCATCGATGCAGCGATCAAGAAACCTGCGAGAACAAATCTAGATTTCTACAATTGGGTGAGAGCCGATTCAATGGTCATGGCGTGGATAATTAATGTTGTAGATCCAGTTTTGCATGGAAGCATCTCTCATGCATCAACTGCAAGAGATAGATGGGAGGATCTGGAAAAGAGATTTGCTCAAACTAACGCTCCAAGAATCCACCAGTTATGGCGAATGTTGTGTTTAATGGAGCATGAACCAAACATGACTGTGACAGAATATTACACCAAGTTCAAAAGTCTTCTTGATGAGCTAGGTGAGTTACAGCCACTTCCGGAGTGTACCTGCGGCGCATCTAAAGAGATTCTGAAGAGAGAGGAAAGCTAA